Below is a window of Prionailurus viverrinus isolate Anna chromosome A1, UM_Priviv_1.0, whole genome shotgun sequence DNA.
GGCCTCCCCCGCGGGAAGCCTGACTATCTTAGCTTGAGCACATTTACACGGACAGTCCAGACTCTGCAGCTGGGGCCCCTCTATTTAAGAGACTGACTCATCCTAGGGTTGGACAGGGGGGCTTGAATACACTGGATTAGTCAGAGTCTCAGGCCCGGCCTGTGGCGCTTGTATCCTGGGGCAGAAAGCCCTCTGTCAGGCCAAAGATTTCTTGTGTGTGTCAGTAAAGCCCCCAAGTTACCTTGGCTAAAGTGAGGCAGGCGTCTAGCCCCAGGCCCGAGGGGCCCACTGTTGCCGTAGGGTCCTAGAGCGCAGGAACTGAGTCATCAAGCTGCCTTTGTTGTGTGCACCTGATGCTCCCACTTCCAGAAAGGCGTCTGGCCCAGGCCCAGGCAAAGGAGGCCTTGGTCTACAGGGATGCTGGTAGCCGCAGCTCACTTCCCTGGCACCCCAACCTAGCCCGGCCACCAGCTTCTGGCCTCCGTTCGCCCTTACCACTAGCGGAAAACACCTGCAAGGTGGCAAAGGGATTGAAGTACCTGGGGCGGCCAGGGTGGCTTCTGTCTGTGGGACTGCGGCCTGACCACGCTTGCTTTTTATGAAAAGGTTTTATGAAAAGGTtttcttgctgctgctgctgctgctgctgctgccgcttacctggacaggggtgggggggggggggtcactaaTGGACGTTCCAGTCTTCAAAGGGCCAaactctgccttcctttctcacCCTATCCGCATGGAAGAAGAGGGGTACGGCTTGTTTCTCTCCTCTGCCAACCGAAACTTAGGTTCGCTGGGGTCGGGTAGACCTTCCAGTGtgtggggctgagagagagggaatacgATGAGCCCGTCCTGCACGAGTGGAATTTTGGCCCTCAGTGTAGACAGCTGTCCggtctgcggggggggggggggcgctctgGAGCCCCAGGGTTCAGAAGCTCCCCGGAATAGCTTACTCTGGCCAGAAAGATTTCCCTGGGCACCGATTTTTCTCCATCACCTGCTTTGTCAGCCCTCTGCGGGGAGGGTTTCTCACGTTCACCTCGGGCTAGAATGTCTAGCACTGCTCAGTCAGTgctattaaattattatttattttattattaactttGTAATGACCGACGGGTCTCCCGTGGCAGCCTGAGGGTCTGACCAGTCAGCTCTCAAGGGCCGACCTCTGGGAGAGTCGGGGAGGCCGCCTGCCCCTGACTTTTGGGCCCATCCAGCCTGGAGACGCCCCCACTCCCAACCCTCTCTCAGGGGCGACCGTGCCAGCTACTCCGCCTGCCCCCACGGGGCGCCTTCCCAACGTCGGCCCATCACGgggctccctcctgcccacctTCCCCCACACGCGGCCTCCCCGGCACCAAGGCCCCGCACCAGTGTTTTGCCTTCCTGGCTCCAGCTTCCAGTAGGCGCCCCAGAGTGAGAAAACGCCTTCCGCTCGCCTGTAAATGTCGGGTGCGGCAAATGAGgtgggagaagaagaaaacaaacagacacacCGCTGCGGAATAAAAGATTCCTTTTTCCGCCCGTTTTTGCCTTGCGGCTCGGGCTTAGCAGGAGAGGATGAGGAGCCAACAAGAGCTGGACCGTCGCTTTGGAATCCACAAAGGCCGGTGGCGTCCAAAGGGCTGCAAAGGGAGGGTAGACTCGAAGCAGTGAGCGGGCTAAATCGCGGCGAAGCGCGACCCCCTACAGATATTTTGGCAAAGCGTGCGCGGGTGGGCGGCTGGGTGGGTGCACAAAGGGGCTCATTACTCGCCCGATGGCTCCGCCGCTGCCCTCCCTCCGTGCGCGTGTGGACGCCGCTCCCGgcccgcgcccgccgcccgccgcggcCGGTCCCGACGTGCGCCCGGGGTCCCGGGCTACGGTCCGGCGAGGCCGGCGGCGCCGAGGAGGTCGGCGAGGCGCAGGCGGCCGATCTTCTTCACCTCGCCCAGGGCGGTGCGCAGCTCCTCGGCGGGCGGGCGCTGCAGCCGGCGCGCCAGCTCCCCCGGCACCGCCGCCCGGTCGCTGAGACGCGCGGCGAGCACGAAGGGGAAGCCGAAGCGCGCGCGGTACTGAGCGTTGAGCTCCGCCAGCCGGAGCCGCTCGGCCGCGTCCAGGCTCATCAGGCCCGCGCCCCTCTGCTCCCGCCGCGACTCCGCAGTGAGCGTGCCCTGCTGCAGCTCGCGGCCCGCCAGGTCCGGGTGGCAGCGCAGGATGCCCTCTTGGCCTGCGGGGAAGCACAGACACGCAGCGGGGACGCGTCAGCGCGCGGCGGAGACGGCGGAGAGGGCGCACGGGGCTGCCGGCCGGCCTCCCGCCCCGCCCGAAGGGGGGctcgggggagggcggggaggggggggagacgCAGGGCAACGAGGGGTGTCCCGGATTGCGGGGGCGCCCACCGCCGCAGCCCCTCGAACACGTCCCGAACCTTGCGCCCCTCGGTGCCAGCTCCTTCGGCCTGGGCCCGGACccaggggcggggcgggaagTGACAGGCTTGTCCTTTGAGACCTTGGGGCAAGAAGAGCGGAGGGGAGAGGCCTCCGAGGCTCGGAATTTACGACTTGCTCGGGAGGGAGCAGGGACGCGATAAGGAGCCCGAGCGTTTCGTATCTTTTCAAAGTCCTTTGCTCTCGAGGGGGCTTTGATGTCGGAGAGGGCCGGACGCGGGGGCCTGAAGACTTCCTGCAAAAGCCACCGAATGGGTTTCGTTCCGTTCCGAAGGAGAAGGGCGGGGAGGGCCCAACGGGGATAACACCCATGGGGCTCGGCAAATAAACGTCCAGGATTTTGTGATCCTAAGTGTGAGGTTGGGGCGTCTGGAATGAAGCATCCAGAGAAACTTAGAGATGATTAACTGCAAAGAAACTCATTTCCAGCCGGATTTCCACAGCCTTTTGAATGAAAGTGGCTCTCCTCCTTTTAGGAAAATAacgcccccttcccaccccaccccctcccctccacccaccgcccccccccccagcccacccgCCGTCTGAGGCTCATTCCCTTTCTCCAAATATAGATCCTAAAGACAGCGCAGAGAACAACTTGGAGTTTTCTTGCAAGATAGCTTCTCATAATCTCCGAGGCTTAAAACTGGAGCCCCCTGGTGTAATGCCTGAGCTTTTAAATCCTAATCCGGGGAGTTTCCGTGAGCCCTGACCAACCATTTTTGCTTAGCTCTCTCAAGCCAGAATTCAAATGCTCAAGGCTGGGCAAGATTTCCGATATGGTAAGCAGCCAGCCATAATCTGTAGGAGGAGGGTAGTGACACCTAACTTGCCGAGTCGTTATGAGGATTGGAGACAATTaattcatccccccccccccaacgcagCGCCTAATGCTAGCAAACATCCAAGAAACAGCCGTTGTTATTAGTCGTAGTAAACATTGTAACTGGACTGTGGGGccgaagcatctgactctggcgcTGAGATGAGTCAGGAGCTCTGTTGGAGAGGGAGATCATTGAAAACTCGCTTTAAATCCGGCATAAAACCTCCCCTTACTCAAACCTTACGGTTTCTGCCCAATTAAAGGATGGTTGGGATTGCACCatccaactcacagaccagggTCCAGGTCGGGAGAACCGGACCATCTGCTTTGAAGAGAGGATTCCGTGGAGGCTCAGAACGGATTAGgggacctgcccaaggtcacttggCTAGTAGCTCAAATACCAGGCGACTTGGGGGGCATTGGCCGTCCCTACAAGGTTAAAGGGCGTTTTAAACGAAAGTCGTGTCACCTGTAATTCCATCTCTACGACGACACCACTATTTTAGGCCCCTTCTCATGGGTCCTGTCCCGGGGCACTGCAAATGCTAGGTGCTTCTTTTCCCCGGTCCGGGTGGGGGCGAAAATGAAGGTGTTAAATTCCCTACCTACACTGATCCCCGCCCCAGGCCCTGGAGGCTGTGCCCAGCGACCATCCACCACTCCGAATCCGAATTCCCTCCGCACCCAcccagccctggcccccagcaaacggcaggctggggaggggaaatAGAGTCCTGAGCGTCTCTACAGGTCCTGACCCAGAGAGCTCTCCCTGGCGCCCCCTCCTTGCATATTCAGGCTTTCAAAGCAGCCTTTAGGCGAGGGGGACCGTGACCCAGTCTTCTGACCGACCCCCGTCTTGACTTCCTTTCCCCTCTATTTCTTATTCTCTAGAGGCCCAGCTCAAGCTTGGGGGAAAGTAGTTATTGGCGGGGAGCGTCGGCGTGGGGCTAGCGTCCGTCCCCATACAGCCCCCGAGCGGACTCCCCTAGGGACCGCGGAGCAGAGACTGGAGGCCGCGCAGCGGGGCCGGTCCCACGCGCGCCACACCTGCCCCTTTGCTCCTCGCTCTTGCTCCTCGCTTCTCACCCCCCTGGGTTGTCTCCCCTCTTGAAAACACCTCTGGGGTTAATGTTTGCCTAGGACTGAACCTGTGTTTTACACTGTTTGTGGGGAAGgtagggggaagagaagagaagggaggcccagagaagggcagggcaaagagaagaagaaaacacaggcacgcgcacacacatgcacacacgcacgcacacctGCGACACATATACACAGCTGcagattagagagaaaaaaaaggtgcAAGGGGGCCAGTAGAGGCTGGTAgctcagaaaaaacaaaacaaaacaaaacaaaacaaaaaacaaaaaaacaacagaacgTGATCCGGTCCAGCCCAGGACTCCACCTTTTCTGCCCCCCACCACTGACCCCTGGAGTACTATCCGGGATGACGCTGACCCAGGGGCTGCGCACTCACCAGGTCAGTCGATTGTCCTGCGGTTGGCCGGACCATTTCaatgctgcctgttttcttcagtctttcctgAAATCCTACGGCCTGTGCCACTGGCATGGCACGCGCAGGGATGTGGGGGTACATGTGTCTTATTTGCTGTGACCACAAGTCATCAATCTTTGCATCTAGGAGAGTTCCTGGCACAAAGCGGACACTCTTTGTTTCAATAGGAGAGCAGAGCAGGCAATTGGCTTAGAACCCATTACAGGCTACCAGGGTCCCTACATCGGTACCAACTAGTGTGTTCTCCTGCCGGTACAATGGATCATCTATTccttctggtgtgtgtgtgtgtgtgtgtgtgtgtgttgatgtttatttttgagagagagagagaaggcacatgcacaagggaggggcagagagaaaggaagacagaggatcagaaccacactctgtgctgacagcagagagcccgatgtggggctggaactcaagaagataatgacctgagccagagttggaggCTTCAGGtaggtcgcttaaccaactgagccacccaggcgcccccccccccatctgttgtgttcttttttttttttaatttttttttcccaacgtttatttatttttgggacagagagagacagagcaggaacgggcgaggggcagagagagagggagacacagaatcggaaacaggctccaggctctgagccatcagcccagagcccgacgcggggctcgaactcccggaccgcgagatcgtgacctggctgaagtcggacgctgaaccgactgcgccacccaggcgcccccccccccatcatctgTTGTGTTCTTGAAGCCGGTCCTCTTTTCATATCAAGACTGTGATTTCAAACATCCATTTCTTCCCCCCTCACTCCCGGCACTGCCTTATCCTCAGCAACCACGAACGCGCCTTAGAGTCACTCGTCCCACCAACAAAGTTAAACTCTCCCTTGATTCCCTATTGCCCTCTAGCTTCTCCCTATATCTCTGCTCCTCCTTACAGCAAACACCTCAAAGGGGTTCTCACCTCCTATTCCAGGTTCACTCTATCAAGCTTTCAGTCCCACCCGCCATCCGCCAACCAATCTGCGCTCATCAAGGTCACAGATGATGGCCATCTTGCCCAAACCCAGCGGCCTGTGCTCCTGTCTTCTTCCTCAGCCTCTTGAGAGAATGTCATATGGTTGTTCCTCTGTCCTTCTTAAAAGATTATCACCACTTGCCTACTTTTGTCATTGGTTCCTGTTCTGCCAGATCACTAACACTGAAGTACCCCAGGACTCAGTACTtacttctcttcccctctgtatTTGCACAAATGCCCAGGTGTTCTCACTGggtctcatggctttaaatgccatcagtttgtgtgtgtgtgtgtgtgtgtgtgtgtgtgtgtgtttatgacaCCTGGATCCAAAAAGTCTCAGGTTCCTTTTCTAAGACGGCCTTCTCCTGGAGCTTAGACTGCTTTCTTCTCATCTTTTGGTTTTCGGGACTCCAGTGTCACTTCCTAAGAAAGACctattttattacacattttcttctaatacttttttAGAATGTGAAGTTATCTCATTTACTTATGTTAATCCAGTCTCTCtctactagaatgtaaactcgTTGAAGGTAGGCACTTGTCTTGTCCACAATGCCTGGGACAACTCCTGGGGCACAGTGGGCGCTTGACCAACACATCACTTTCGGGAAGGAGTGCCATATATATCTTTTGATTGAACACATTTGAACAGCCTCTTCTAAATACCTGATAGCCTGCATTTCAGGGAATTATTagtatcttttttattcattcaacaactatgtTCTGAAAGAcgtattaaataataaattatggcATTATTGCAATTCTGAAATGTCACAAGGAGATGCactttttatctttgattttaacACAAATTAGTACTgaattggggtgtgtgtgtgtgtgtgtgtgtgtgtgtgtttcaactgtcttccctttattttctccACGCCCCTTGGCTGGAAATCAGGAACTGATGGGCTTGAAAGGGTGCTTGGCCAATTAGTGCTGGAACTGAATATTAATCCTGGACTGCCACCTACTGACCAATAATCATCATGGTGCAACCGGAGTGGATTGTCAACCTTGGTTTACTCTACAAACAAGATTTTGTTTTCTGCGAACTGTGGAGGATTTTCTTAGATCGTGTATAAAACAAATGCTTGACCAGGTAGATCACCCTATCCCGAACTTTCTTTTAAGGCCTCTTTTCGTTATGGGATTAAAAGACTCTATTACATTCCCAACTCTGCAGATTAAAGCTAGACTATGCAGTAAATCCCGTTTCATTTGCTTATTGAAATAACCCAACATAGGATCTGGGACATCAAGCGTTAATATGAATTGAATAaattagtgaatgaataaaaggacTCCCTAGAAACTCTTTTTAGACTGTTCTGATTCTCTAAAAAATGCTTCAAAAGCTGTTGGGTCGACCATCAAGGTTTGAATCCCggttctgccactttctagctgtgtgttCTTGATCAAGTTATTTATCCTTTCtgttcctctgttttctcatctgtaagatgggtatGATAATGATAAGGCTTGTTTTATAAGATTAtcgtaaggattaaatgagttaacagaTGGAAACTGTTTACAAAAGTGCCTGAAATACACCAAAAGTAAAGGTTAAATGCATTTTCGCTATTATTTTCATCGCTCACATTGCCTATCCAACATCATGGAGGCGGTTAGATACAAAGTAACCACCCTTATAGCTTTGAAGCCCTGCTCCCAGCTGCCTAAGAGAATGTGGACACTGGCATAGGACTGAGAAGCAGGATCCACATAAGGAGGTCCCTCCAAAGAACAGTGTCTGATGCAGAAGGGAGCAAACACCCCAGTGACCCCAGCTCCCTCTGTCATTTTGTCCCATGGACCTGTCACTGAAGTCGCTCCAGGTGAAATGTGTGGGGAAAGGGTACCAGGATCCATCACCTTTCAAAATCATCTTATGATCTCATCTTCTGAATCGTTTCATGCATTCGATATTAAGTCCCTATTCACTGAGCGATGTAGGATTCTGACACCGACCAGAATACGGAGCTCCCACCGAGTTAGGAGAGGGATCAAATACAAGCCTCAGGAGGGAGGGGGTGAATGCCAATCCCCATATCCCACTTTGCTCAGGACTGTGATTGGATTTGACCTTAACCAGACCTTAACTAACCTTAACGAGAACCTCTGCTCAAACTGATTGGAGTGACTGCTgatgagagagaagacagaaatagggaaattttaattttattatctaaGTTCTTGGCACGGCAAGccctaaataaatgttgaataactGGATAAACCAGTGAATACTGGGTTTAAATTATCCACGCAAttctttccctccccagccctaCCACCCCTTAGGTATTGAGACAGATCATGGAAtttgtctcctttatttttttttaacatgctagAAAAAAATGCCATTCATAAGGCATTCAcaccctttaaaaattatttcccctCTGGCCTAGAAGCCTTCCATCTGACCTGCCTTTTCCTGTCAGACATTTAGAACACGGGCTCTGGTAGCTTCTTACTGTTTCCAGCTTGCTCtgcaggctgtatgctgacaagGGGGGCCTCTCGGCTCATCGAGCTGGGACTGACCATCCTGTGAGTCATCGGTCACAAGGCTCTGGTGTCCTTCGGCCCCACGAATGCCCGAGCCCAGTGGCAGAGCCGAGCGAGGCCCCGAGAAGGGGGTGACTGTCCACATTTCTGTCAGTTTCATTTTATAACACGATCCTCTCCTCTTGTTGGATGTGCCCCAAATCAATTAAAACGAGTCCCTTGTTTGGGGGACGTTCGGAAACCACCCCGGATGTCAGACTCTGGACGGATGGGCAAGACTGTCCGTTGGCCTCATTATGGAGGAGAAGACCGTGGCGGtcctcctctccccccgccccccccaggccTCTGTGGGAGCCCCTCTGTGAAGGCAGCCCTTGCCTCTCGCCTCCCTTCAGGCTTTTCTGAAGATACCCGAACAGCCCCGGAAGCAGCCCTGACTCTAACCCTCGGTCTCTGAATCCCTGTGAGGCCCTGTGTCACTCTGAGTCACTTGCGGTAAGCCTAAACCTCCACCCTCCTCACCCCACACCCGCAAgggtctccttgtctctctctagCCAGAGGAAATCAACAATTTCTCTCCCTTTCGCCGGAGGAATTCCTtcagatttttgtcttttcctcttcgcTCCCTTAGGGAGTTGCTGATCTGAGTGAGTCTCCTGTCCTCGGTGGTCCAGTCCAAACTGGCCCTTTCTGGTAAAAATGTCAGCCATTTGCTCTTTCCCCTGGGCTCCTGAGATATTCTGATACCGTGCTGTCTCCTCTCTTGCATACAGGACATTCCCAGAGCCAACACACTTGGCTAAGAGAGGGTGGGCCCTCAGCCTGACCTTTGGCCTCTGTGGGGCTGCGAGGCCCGAGGAGAACAGTGCCTGTTCCTCTTCCGTCGTGACCTCGTGGCTTTAATATTTAACAACCCCTTTACCCGAGCCGACGTACCTCGCCAATTCTACCTCCGGCCCGACACCTCGCAAGCGTCTGACCCTCATTGACCGAGTCTAAGGAGATCGAGCCTTACGATAAAAATACCAATCAATACGTCAGTGATAAGCAACTAGGCTAAAATATCTCAAACCATCCGGGTAAATACGCTTGAAAGCCCTTCGCACAGACTCTCGGCGTCTAATGCCGAAGCCTTACCTGACCGTGGAAGGGCGTCAATAAAGGCAAAAAAGTGCTTCTCTAAGTCTTCCGAGTTGGAGAACGGGCGCTGGGACCACACAGCAGCCGCAATCAGAGGGCATCTCTCAACGACATTCCCGAACACATCCACAAATTCTCCAAAGTCCATGGAGTTGACCTTCTCCATGTCCATTGCTCGCGTTCAGCTGGACGAAGCAGAACGTCAGCTCCCCTCTCGGCGACTGAGCGACGCTCGGCCCGCTCACCCGCTTCTATTTGCCGAACACACAAGCTTTTTTCCTggttgtgtgcgtgtgtgtgtgtgtgtgtgttttatgcaACACCCGCTTGGCGTGTTTTGAATGCTTCTGGGAGCAGTGGGTCCAGAGTACTCGGGTGATGGACAAacacaggcttcaggctccagtcCAGGGAGCGGAGGGTTCTTAGGGGAGGAATGTTTCCAGCCACTCTGCTCCCACAAAGCCAGGAGGGACCCGATTTCACTGTGGGCCTTCAAGCCAGAGAGACTCTCGGTGTCATGAACATTTTAACGCCAACGTCATCCCGGGAAGCTCCCTCTGGTAACTCAGAGACTGGTCGCAAGTCAACCCGCTTGGAGTTTGATTTCCCCTCTGTTGCCGCTGTGGGGTCAGGTAGTGCGCTTTATGTGCTTTCCCTGTATTTCGGATACCTAAGACATCAGGTGCTTTATAAATGCTCTTGAAACGGGATGTGGTCTCAAAGCAAGAACGCTGCCCCATTCTCAACTGTCCCTCAAACACCATTACGTGCTGTCTTCTTCCTGAGAATATATGCTTATCTGAAATCACTTTGCttcttatatttacttatttgcataTCACCTCTCAGCTCTGACCAATGCCAAGAGCCTGGAGACCGCGTGTCTTGCGTGCTTCTGGGTCCCGGGTGCCTAGAACCGTGCCCACGGTAGGCGCACAATAAACACCACGGGGTGAATTCGTTGACCCAATGACCACATGGATCGAATTTCTCACCCGGATATCCTTCATGGGTACTCAAAATGAAAACTACCGTGGAAGATAAAGtcaaagaaaaggaggggaggggctcctgggtggctcagtcggttaagcgtccaacttcggctcaggtcacgatcttacggttcctgagttcgagccccgccttgggctctgtgctgccggctcggagcctggagcccgcttgggattctgtgtctccctctccctctgcccctcccctgctcccactctgtctctctctctctctttcaaaaataaaataaaacattaaaaaaagaaaaaaagagttggatgctcaagcaactgagccacccaggcgcctcaaaaaCTTGCTTTGCAAGGAAGTAAATCCAGCACCCGAAGTACCACCGTTGCTGGCTTGTCTTCAAATGTGAACGAGGAGATATGAGATTAACACTTAACGTATAACATGCTTGTGTGTACGTGAAAGCACATTGAATCCTGTGGTGGATGAGTTTCAGGCAGTAGAACGCAGCGTGGAGAACACGGACCCAGGAGGGTTTTGACCCTGGTTCCGCCATTACAGTCAGACGTTTGTCAAGTTACGGAACCTTCTGTTTTTCAgcttgtctgtaaaatggtgacAATGACGTGTTCACCTGGTGGCAGCACTACGTAGCTGTTGGCTACTATTTTCTGTGTCGAATCTCTCCACTGGACCAACCGCagagttttctcctctttccttcccgcCCTTAGAGTCTTTTGCTTGTCCGTGCAGGCTTTGCGGTGGGCCCAGCCAACAGGCCAATAGCCATTTCTTCTCCCTccgccacccacccacccaccccccaccagcctcGGTTCATCGTGGTGTGACCTGTGAAGCACCTGCAATGTTCAAATCAGAGtgtggggaaagggaggaggagtcTGGCTGGATCCCGACCCTGGTCTGTCCAGGCTCCTTCGCCTCATTACCACCCTCATCCCCAGACGCTGGGAAAAGCGGGTAGAGCAGAAgtagacaaagaagggcattctGGTTCCATCGCTCCttgtcgcccccccccccttttatatGACCTCTTATCATTTCCTGCTCTTACCTCTGCACATCAAGGGTCTCCCCGCCCCCAAAGGAGCCCCTGTCTGGGGCTTGGAGCCTGGGGGTTCTCGGCTGCTCACAGAACCACATCTCAATTTGCAAATGGAAACCCTTCCGCTCACAGCGATGCCAAGAGGCATGGTGGGAAAGACCTACCTATTGATATTACCACCATTCTGGCACGGGGCTGGAAACCGAAGCTTTTATTTTGCTGTATCTATCGCATAATAATGGAACTCCCAATAACCTACCGACGTAGGAACCTTCAAGACGCAAAAAGTTCAGGAATTAAACAGTCACGGACACGGAAACAATGTTgatgacaacaacaaaatacaaattaccaGCGTGGAACCAGCAGCTCGTGCCACTGGGCTTAACTCAGCACCTTGGGCTCCACTTCTGCTGACTCTCAACCAATCAAACCAACCAGAAACATGGAAGGCGGTGAGCAAGTAAGGCAACTTTCATCCGGGGAAAAAGCTGAGTTATTGAGTAGTTCAATATAAATAAGAGAATTGTGTGGTATACGAATTATGTatcagtaaagtttttttttttttttttgagagagagcacaagtgagggagaggggcagagagagagagagagagagtgtgctaaacaggcttcacactcagcatggagcccaacacggagctggaacccccaaccctggg
It encodes the following:
- the URAD gene encoding putative 2-oxo-4-hydroxy-4-carboxy-5-ureidoimidazoline decarboxylase, which encodes MDMEKVNSMDFGEFVDVFGNVVERCPLIAAAVWSQRPFSNSEDLEKHFFAFIDALPRSGQEGILRCHPDLAGRELQQGTLTAESRREQRGAGLMSLDAAERLRLAELNAQYRARFGFPFVLAARLSDRAAVPGELARRLQRPPAEELRTALGEVKKIGRLRLADLLGAAGLAGP